In the genome of Flavobacterium panacagri, one region contains:
- a CDS encoding porin family protein produces MRIIFSCLFLLTFFSSFAQEEVKPEVKPIVKIDSLYREDQFYFSVTYNMFTDIPIAFKQNKFSLGLSGGFLRDMPVNKSRTIAIAAGLGLSYQNYYQNLTISQDGSGNIIYGVNDSGQFVSNRYRQYSVDLPIEFRWRNSTYESTKFWRIYGGVKLSYVFSDSSILDDGEKTYRINNNAAINKFQYGPYLAAGYNTWNVYLYYGLSPLFNSATTLSGEKINMKTLNAGLIFYIL; encoded by the coding sequence ATGCGAATTATTTTTAGCTGCCTGTTTTTACTCACTTTTTTTAGCTCTTTTGCACAAGAAGAGGTTAAGCCTGAAGTAAAACCAATAGTCAAAATAGATTCTTTGTATCGAGAAGACCAATTTTATTTTTCTGTAACTTATAATATGTTTACCGATATTCCGATTGCATTTAAACAGAATAAATTCTCTTTAGGGCTTTCTGGAGGTTTTTTGAGAGATATGCCAGTTAATAAATCAAGAACAATTGCAATAGCTGCAGGTTTAGGATTGAGTTATCAAAACTATTATCAAAACTTAACCATTTCTCAAGATGGTTCAGGTAATATTATTTATGGTGTAAACGATTCTGGGCAATTTGTTTCTAATCGTTACAGACAATATTCTGTAGATCTTCCGATAGAGTTTAGATGGCGTAATTCAACTTATGAAAGTACTAAGTTCTGGCGTATTTACGGAGGTGTGAAATTGAGTTATGTGTTCTCCGATTCTTCCATTTTAGATGACGGCGAGAAAACGTATCGAATCAATAATAATGCAGCTATTAATAAATTTCAGTACGGACCATATCTTGCTGCAGGATATAATACTTGGAATGTGTATTTGTATTACGGTTTAAGTCCGTTGTTTAATTCGGCAACCACTTTGTCTGGAGAAAAAATCAATATGAAGACCTTAAATGCGGGATTGATTTTTTATATTTTATAA